The Bradyrhizobium barranii subsp. barranii genome segment GGGCGGCCTGGCGGCGGCCATGGGCGTGCGGCCCGGCGCGGTGTCGGAGATCCTGGGCGGCGAGCGCCTGGTGAAGGCGTCCGAAATCATTCCCATCATGGAATATCTTGAGCTCAATCTCGCGCCGATCATGGGCCGCGTCGGGGCCGGCGCGGTGATCGAGCCCGATTATGAACAGGTTCCCCCGGAAGGCCTCGGCGATATCGCGCTGCCGTTCCCGATCATGGAAGAGACCGTCGCCTTCGAGATCGTTGGCGATTCGATGCTGCCCAAATACGAGAGCGGCGACGTGATCGTCGTCTACAAGGACCAGCGCCATCCGCTGTCGAGCTTCTACGGCGAAGAGGCCGTGGTCCGGCTCAAGACCGGTGAACGCTATTTGAAGACCATCGAACGCGGGAAAACTCCCTCCGTCGTCAATCTCAACAGCTTCAACGCCAAGCCGATCGTCGGCGTCAAGCTCGAGTGGGTCGGCGAGATCTGCCTGTCCATGCCCAAGGGCCAACTCGAGCGGCTGCGCGCCAAGTCGGCACGCCCTCGCAAGAAGAGCAAATAGGCGCCGATTTCCGATTTTTGGAAATCTTCCTTGACTTAATTCTGTTTTTCGGAAATACTCTGCCGCGTTCCCGGCTACGGGGCGCGGCAGGATCGTTTCATGCAGTATTTCGTCGTGATGATCGACTATGGGCGGCGCGGACGCGAGGCGGTCGTCGATCCCGAAATCACAAGGCGCGAGGTCATCTCCCGCGTCGCTTCGGGTGAATATCGAAACATCTCGTTCATCCACGAAATCGCGGAGAATGCGGTGGAGGACGTGACCGAGGCGATCCTGACCGAGGCCGCCCTCCCCCAGGTTCCGCCTGAAGAAGTCGACCTCCAGGCGATCCGTCTCGATCACAACCGCGATCTGCGCAAGCACGAGAAAACGTGACGCAGCCCAAATGGGCAGCGTCACGTCACTGCCCGGCCGGATATCACACCGTGAGAACGGTCGATCCCGTGGTCTTGCGCGCAGCGAGATCGGCATGCGCCTTGGCGGCATCCTTCAGCGGGTACGTCTGGTGCACCTCGATCTTGACTGCGCCGGACTTCACGACGTCGAACAGCTCGTTCGCCATCGCGACCAGGGCCTCGCGCTTGGCAGCGTAGGTGAACAGCGTCGGACGGGTGACGTAGAGCGAGCCCTTCTGCGCGAGCAGACCGAGGTTGAGCGGCTCGACAGCGCCGGAGGACGCACCGAACAGCGCGGCAATACCGAGCGGCGCAAGACAATCCAGCGACTTCAGGAACGTGTCCTTGCCGACGGAATCATAGACCACCGGCACCTTCTTGCCGCCCGTGATCTCGTCGACGCGCTTCACGAAATCCTCGCGCGTATAGATGATCACATGATCGCAGCCATGTGCCTTGGCGAGCTTTGCCTTCTCGTCGCTGCTGACGGTGCCGATCACTGTCGCGCCGAGATGTTTTGCCCACTGGCTCAGGATCAGACCGACGCCGCCGGCCGCGGCATGGAGCAGGATGGTGTCGCCGGCCTTCACGCGATAGGTCTGCCGGATCAGATATTGGGTGGTGAGGCCCTTCAGCATCATGGCCGCCGCGGTCTTGTCATCGACACCATCAGGCAGCTTCAACAGCCGGTCGGCCGGGATCAGCCGCGCCTCGGCATAGGCGCCGAGCGGCGAGGCACCATAGGCAACGCGATCGCCGGGCTTCAGATCGGTAACGCCGGCCCCGACCTCCTCGACGACGCCGGCTCCCTCGCTGCCGAGACCGCTCGGCAATTGTACCGGATACACACCGGAGCGATTGTAGATGTCGACGAAGTTGAGACCGACGGCCGTGTGGCGGATGCGCGCCTCGCCAGGTCCGGGCTTGCCGACACTGACCTCCTCCCAGACCAGGACTTCAGGACCGCCGGTCTTGTGAAAGCGAATGGCATGCGTCATGGGCGTTGCTCCCTTATCGTTGCAGTGAAGGTCCGTGGAAAACGGATCGGCCTGTGAAATAGGAATTCGGTCGGCCCGTTACAGTACAGAGACGTAACAAGAATGTCACAGCGAACGACAAACGCCTGCCGTTCCGCCTCTGTTCGAAAGAGTTGATGACGGCACCGGCGCGTTCCGGCAGTAGCCTTTTCGCGGGGTTTGGTGGTCGCCTGCGAAGGAGAGCCGAGATGCCAGCTTATGTACAGCATCATCAGGACATCGAAATCGCGCCTGTAATTTGTCCCGCCTGCATGGGGTTCCTGCCGATGTATGTCCGCGAGGTCGAACCGCATTGGGGCCTTGCCAAGATCGACTTCGTCTATGAATGCGCGGACTGCGGCGCCGAAGTCCGGCAGACCATCCGCAAGCCGGAACTGCGGCACTGACCGCACGATCAGCCATCGCTTAAGTATTTGCGCTGAACGGAAAAAGCGACGTTCAGCGCGGGTCAGGCCGTCCCAAACGAGGCTTGTTCTTTGCCGGGAACGCAGGCAGAACAAGCCTCAAGCAAGACCTTTGGGAGCGCCCTTTCGTGGCTGAACAGAAGGCCTCGACCTCGATCGAGGCAGTGGAGAGCGGCCTCGCCGCGCAAGGCTATATCGCGAGCCGGCAGATCGCGACCGCCGTCTATTTGTCGCAGCAGATCGAGAAGCCGATCCTAGTCGAAGGCCCCGCGGGTGTCGGCAAGACCGAGCTTGCCAAGGCCATTGCTGCCTGGCGCGGCATGAAGATGATCCGCCTGCAATGTTACGAGGGCCTCGACGAGGCCAAGGCGCTCTACGAGTGGAAATACGCAAAACAGCTTCTCTACACCCAGATCCTCAAGGACAAGCTCGGCGAAGTCCTCGGCGGCGCGCAGACGCTGCATGACGCACTCAATCAGCTCCACGATTTCGGCGACGTGTTCTTCTCCAAGGAGTTCGTCGAGCCGCGGCCGCTGCTGCAGGCGCTGGAGCAGCCGGGCGGTTGCGTGCTGCTGATCGACGAGATCGACAAGTCCGACGCTGAATTCGAATCGCTGCTGCTTGAGATCCTGTCCGACTTCCAGGTCACGATCCCGGAGCTCGGCACGGTCGCGGCGATCACGCCGCCGACGGTGATCCTCACCTCGAACAGCGAGCGTGACCTCGGCGACGCCCTGAAGCGGCGCTGCCTGCATCTGCATATCGGCTTCCCCGAGCAGCGGCTCGAAGAACGCATCGTCGAGAGCCGCGTCTCCGGTATCTCGCAGGCGCTGCGCCGGCAGATGGTCGGCTTCATCCACGAGATCCGCTCGCTCGACCTGAAGAAGCTGCCTTCGGTCAGTGAGACCATCGACTGGGCGCGCGTTCTGGTTCTACTTCAGGCCTCGGAGCTCGATACGGACATCGTCAAGGACACGCTCAATGTGCTCCTGAAGTACGAGGCCGACATCGAGGCAGCAACGCCGCAAGTTACGACCTTCATTGCCAAGGCGGCACGGTCCAACGTCTTCGGTTGACGCCGATGCGCGAGAATCTCCATCGTTTCTTTCGAGCGGCGCGCGGTGCCGGCGTGCATGTCTCGCCCGCCGAAAGCATCGATGCGATGCGCGCGGTCAACCAGGTCGGCTTTTCCGACCGGGCCATCCTGCGCGATGCGCTGCTCCTGACGCTCGCCAAGTCGCAGGACGAGAAGCTCGCCCTCGGCGACTGCTTTGATCTCTTCTTCAGCCAACCAGAGCCGCGGCAGGATCAACCCGAGGCCGACGACAACGACGACGCATCGCAGGACGCGGATCAGACCCCCTCACCCGGCTCGGCCAGTGAAGCAGGCGAAGGCCAGGCTTCCGAAGCATTAGGCCCGCTTGCGCAGATGCTGCTGTCGCAGGATCGCAACGCGATCGCAGCCGCGATCGCCAGCGCTTCCGGTGCGGCTTCGCTGTCCGACATCCGCTATTCGACTCAGCGCGGCATCTTTTCCAGCCGCATCCTCGACGCCATGGGCCTTCAGCGCCTGCGCGACGATCTCGACGCGCTCACCGCGACCAATCCGTCGCTGGCCGAGCGTCTGCGCGGCGCGCTGGACGCGTTACGCGAAGCAGTCCGCGACACGGTCTCGCAAGGCCTTGCGCTTTATGCCCGCGAAGAGGCCGAAAACCTCCGCAACGAGATCCTGCGCAACGCGCCTCTCGCCCGCATCGAGCGGCGCCAGGTCGCGGAGATGCGCGCTCTCATCCGCCAGATCGCGCGGCGCCTGCGCGAGCGCTACTCGAAGCCGCGGAAGCGTCAGCGCCGCGGCCATCTCGACGTGCGTCGCACACTGCGCCGCAACGCGGCCTGGGGCGGCGTGCCCTTCCTCACCGCGTGGAAGCGCAAGCATCGCGATCGGCCGAAGATCGTCGCCATCTGCGACGTCTCAGGCTCGGTCGCGCAGGTCTCCGATTTCTTCCTGCTCCTGATCCACTCGCTGCACGAGG includes the following:
- a CDS encoding AAA family ATPase, producing MAEQKASTSIEAVESGLAAQGYIASRQIATAVYLSQQIEKPILVEGPAGVGKTELAKAIAAWRGMKMIRLQCYEGLDEAKALYEWKYAKQLLYTQILKDKLGEVLGGAQTLHDALNQLHDFGDVFFSKEFVEPRPLLQALEQPGGCVLLIDEIDKSDAEFESLLLEILSDFQVTIPELGTVAAITPPTVILTSNSERDLGDALKRRCLHLHIGFPEQRLEERIVESRVSGISQALRRQMVGFIHEIRSLDLKKLPSVSETIDWARVLVLLQASELDTDIVKDTLNVLLKYEADIEAATPQVTTFIAKAARSNVFG
- a CDS encoding quinone oxidoreductase family protein, with amino-acid sequence MTHAIRFHKTGGPEVLVWEEVSVGKPGPGEARIRHTAVGLNFVDIYNRSGVYPVQLPSGLGSEGAGVVEEVGAGVTDLKPGDRVAYGASPLGAYAEARLIPADRLLKLPDGVDDKTAAAMMLKGLTTQYLIRQTYRVKAGDTILLHAAAGGVGLILSQWAKHLGATVIGTVSSDEKAKLAKAHGCDHVIIYTREDFVKRVDEITGGKKVPVVYDSVGKDTFLKSLDCLAPLGIAALFGASSGAVEPLNLGLLAQKGSLYVTRPTLFTYAAKREALVAMANELFDVVKSGAVKIEVHQTYPLKDAAKAHADLAARKTTGSTVLTV
- a CDS encoding S24 family peptidase; translation: MLDVAMIERGLEKTGKSKGGLAAAMGVRPGAVSEILGGERLVKASEIIPIMEYLELNLAPIMGRVGAGAVIEPDYEQVPPEGLGDIALPFPIMEETVAFEIVGDSMLPKYESGDVIVVYKDQRHPLSSFYGEEAVVRLKTGERYLKTIERGKTPSVVNLNSFNAKPIVGVKLEWVGEICLSMPKGQLERLRAKSARPRKKSK
- a CDS encoding vWA domain-containing protein translates to MRENLHRFFRAARGAGVHVSPAESIDAMRAVNQVGFSDRAILRDALLLTLAKSQDEKLALGDCFDLFFSQPEPRQDQPEADDNDDASQDADQTPSPGSASEAGEGQASEALGPLAQMLLSQDRNAIAAAIASASGAASLSDIRYSTQRGIFSSRILDAMGLQRLRDDLDALTATNPSLAERLRGALDALREAVRDTVSQGLALYAREEAENLRNEILRNAPLARIERRQVAEMRALIRQIARRLRERYSKPRKRQRRGHLDVRRTLRRNAAWGGVPFLTAWKRKHRDRPKIVAICDVSGSVAQVSDFFLLLIHSLHEVVDDVHSFAFSSHLIEVSEILEKKSPEEAMAEIMSKVGFGSSDYGSSLVDFEKGFMSTLTPQTTVIVLGDARSNNLDPRADILRRISERSKRVVWLNPEGRLAWGFGDSEMPRYATFCTVVRQCATAQQLERAVSDIVATYQ